Proteins encoded in a region of the Acidimicrobiia bacterium genome:
- a CDS encoding inositol-3-phosphate synthase — MSKKVKVAIAGVGNCASALVQGIEYYKDARPDEFVPGLMHTVLGGYHVRDVEFVAAFDVDAAKVGVDLAKAIFAPPNNTLRFAEVPELGVEVMRGPTLDGFGKYYKQSVEESPAEAIDVSSVLVKSGADVLVSYLPVGSEEATRYYAQAALEAGVAFVNCVPVFIAKDPSWARKFYEAGLPIVGDDIKSQVGATITHRVLAKLFEDRGVVLDRTMQLNVGGNMDFKNMLERERLESKKISKTNAVTSQLRQGIEPENVHIGPSDYVPWLHDRKWAYIRLEGREFGDAPISLEFKLEVWDSPNSAGVVIDAIRCAKLAMDRGVGGPLIGPCAYFMKSPPVQFSDDEARQMVEEFIAGEVSDVAQAALTEFLAQQ; from the coding sequence ATGAGCAAAAAGGTAAAGGTTGCGATCGCCGGAGTCGGTAACTGCGCCTCGGCTCTGGTTCAAGGTATCGAGTACTACAAAGACGCGCGACCAGACGAATTTGTTCCTGGGCTAATGCACACAGTGCTCGGCGGATACCACGTAAGAGACGTTGAGTTCGTTGCCGCATTCGACGTGGACGCGGCAAAGGTAGGCGTAGACCTCGCCAAGGCCATCTTCGCCCCGCCCAATAACACTCTCCGCTTTGCTGAAGTTCCCGAGCTCGGCGTCGAGGTCATGCGCGGGCCAACCTTGGACGGCTTTGGCAAGTACTACAAACAGTCAGTGGAAGAATCACCAGCGGAAGCCATAGATGTTAGCTCTGTCTTGGTCAAGTCTGGCGCCGACGTGCTGGTGAGCTACCTACCGGTGGGCTCCGAAGAGGCAACCCGGTACTACGCTCAGGCTGCGTTGGAGGCGGGCGTTGCCTTTGTGAACTGCGTGCCTGTTTTTATCGCCAAGGATCCTTCATGGGCTAGAAAGTTTTACGAGGCCGGATTACCCATCGTCGGAGACGACATAAAAAGTCAAGTCGGCGCCACGATTACTCACCGGGTCTTGGCCAAGCTTTTCGAGGACCGCGGGGTGGTCCTTGACCGAACAATGCAACTTAACGTTGGCGGAAACATGGACTTCAAGAACATGCTCGAGCGAGAGCGACTCGAGTCGAAGAAAATTTCGAAGACCAATGCTGTCACCAGCCAGCTTCGTCAGGGTATCGAACCCGAGAATGTACACATCGGGCCCTCCGACTACGTGCCCTGGCTTCATGATCGAAAGTGGGCGTACATACGTTTAGAGGGCCGAGAGTTCGGAGACGCTCCCATAAGCCTCGAATTCAAGCTCGAGGTGTGGGACAGCCCTAACTCTGCCGGCGTCGTTATCGACGCGATCCGTTGCGCGAAGCTCGCCATGGACAGGGGAGTTGGCGGGCCTCTGATTGGTCCCTGTGCCTATTTCATGAAGAGCCCGCCGGTTCAATTCTCCGACGACGAGGCTCGCCAGATGGTCGAGGAGTTTATTGCTGGGGAAGTATCTGACGTAGCCCAAGCAGCCCTCACCGAATTCCTGGCACAGCAGTAA